One segment of Dolichospermum sp. DET69 DNA contains the following:
- a CDS encoding RNA polymerase sigma factor SigF — MSNTITNEVKHEISQLLREYQQSRSEKVRNQLVQINFGLVRKEAHYWINQCNESYEDLLQVGCMGLIRAIEKFELSKGNAFSSYAMPYIRGEIQHYLRDKGVTIKIPRRWLALQQQAVGLSRSLQEQYNRPPTDRELAVALEISLSEWQEIKLAWINRAPLSLDVPIQDAEEGSTCLGELVPDNNYRSFQLAQEDQIRLQQALIQLEQRTRDVVECVFLYDLTQKQVAAHLGISVVTVSRQVKKGLDLLKKIMGVAEN; from the coding sequence ATGTCTAATACAATCACAAATGAAGTCAAACATGAAATTTCACAGTTGTTACGAGAGTATCAACAATCCCGCTCGGAAAAAGTCCGCAATCAACTGGTACAAATCAATTTTGGACTAGTCAGAAAGGAAGCCCATTATTGGATTAATCAGTGCAATGAGAGCTATGAGGATCTTCTTCAGGTAGGTTGTATGGGCTTAATTAGAGCAATTGAGAAATTTGAACTTTCTAAGGGAAATGCTTTTAGTTCCTATGCAATGCCCTATATTCGTGGTGAAATTCAACACTATCTGCGAGATAAAGGCGTAACTATAAAAATACCCAGACGTTGGTTAGCACTCCAACAACAAGCTGTTGGGCTTTCCCGTTCTCTCCAGGAACAATATAATCGCCCCCCTACTGATAGGGAATTAGCCGTTGCATTGGAAATTTCTTTGAGTGAATGGCAAGAAATTAAATTAGCATGGATTAACCGCGCTCCATTAAGCTTAGATGTACCAATACAAGATGCAGAAGAAGGCTCTACTTGTTTGGGTGAATTAGTTCCAGATAACAACTATCGTAGTTTTCAATTAGCACAAGAAGATCAAATTCGTTTGCAACAAGCCCTAATTCAGTTAGAACAACGGACTCGTGACGTTGTTGAGTGTGTATTTTTGTATGATTTAACACAAAAGCAAGTAGCAGCGCATTTGGGTATTAGTGTTGTGACCGTTTCTCGTCAAGTCAAGAAAGGCTTGGATTTGTTGAAAAAAATCATGGGTGTGGCAGAAAATTAG
- a CDS encoding photosystem II manganese-stabilizing polypeptide, whose product MRYRALIVAFFALCLGLITACSDAPSTSVRDVLTYEQIRGTGLANKCPQLAETSRGSIALDPNLTYSIKELCLEPTNFFVKEEPANKRQIAEFVPGKVMTRYTSTIDQVQGQLNINSDNSLTFTEEDGLDFQAITVKLPGGELVPFLFTIKNLVAQTQPNLTSINTSTDFKGTFKVPSYRGAAFLDPKGRGVVSGYDNAVALPAQADDEDLTRTNVKRAEVLKGKISLQVAKVDNISGEIAGTFESEQPSDTDLGAGEPKEVKIRGLFYAHIEPRA is encoded by the coding sequence ATGAGGTATCGCGCTTTAATTGTTGCTTTTTTCGCTCTCTGCCTAGGGCTAATCACTGCTTGCAGTGATGCACCTTCTACCAGCGTTCGTGATGTCCTCACTTACGAACAAATTCGCGGCACTGGCTTGGCTAATAAATGCCCTCAACTGGCAGAAACTAGTCGTGGTTCAATTGCTCTTGATCCCAACTTGACATACAGCATCAAAGAACTTTGTTTAGAACCAACCAATTTCTTTGTCAAAGAAGAACCTGCTAACAAACGTCAAATAGCAGAATTTGTACCTGGTAAAGTTATGACTAGGTATACTTCTACCATTGACCAAGTACAAGGTCAACTAAACATTAATTCAGATAATAGCTTAACCTTTACGGAAGAAGATGGTCTTGACTTCCAAGCTATTACTGTTAAACTTCCTGGTGGTGAACTAGTACCTTTCTTATTTACCATCAAAAACTTAGTTGCACAAACACAACCTAATTTGACCAGCATTAATACATCCACCGACTTTAAAGGAACTTTTAAAGTCCCTTCCTATCGTGGTGCTGCTTTCTTAGATCCCAAAGGTCGTGGTGTTGTGAGTGGCTATGATAACGCTGTAGCTCTGCCAGCCCAAGCTGATGATGAAGATTTAACACGGACTAATGTTAAACGTGCAGAAGTCCTCAAAGGTAAAATTTCCTTGCAAGTCGCCAAAGTAGATAATATTTCTGGTGAAATAGCTGGAACTTTTGAAAGTGAACAACCTTCAGATACAGATTTAGGTGCAGGTGAACCTAAAGAAGTGAAGATTCGTGGTTTGTTCTACGCACACATTGAACCCCGCGCCTAA